The following are encoded in a window of Rissa tridactyla isolate bRisTri1 chromosome 15, bRisTri1.patW.cur.20221130, whole genome shotgun sequence genomic DNA:
- the DHRS7C gene encoding dehydrogenase/reductase SDR family member 7C isoform X2 encodes MGILAVLALPLLLLGISGIMYIYQSVRWLLSKSAVQNKVVVITDAISGLGKECSRVFHTGGARLVLCGRTWEKLEALYDALISVADPSMTYAPKLILLDISNINCIQDVAKEILNCYGCVDILINNASMKVKGAVQSISLELDKKIMEANYFGPITLTKAILPNMISRRTGQIVLINSIQGKIGIPFRAAYAASKHAAVGFFDCLRAEMEEFDISVSTVNPTFICSYHRQPAPGNWEASIWKFFFRKVAYGVHPVEVAEEVLRTVSSKKQEVLMANPIPRAAVYIRTFFPELFFAIVASGIREKLKTEEEN; translated from the exons ATGGGCATTCTTGCTGTACTTGCTCTACCATTGCTTCTCTTAGGGATCAGTGGAATTATGTATATTTACCAGTCAGTCAGGTGGCTATTGTCCAAGTCGGCTGTGCAAAACAAGGTGGTGGTGATCACGGATGCCATCTCTGGACTGGGCAAAG AATGTTCTCGGGTGTTTCACACAGGAGGCGCAAGGCTTGTGCTGTGTGGCAGGACATGGGAAAAGTTGGAAGCCTTGTATGATGCTTTAATTAGTGTGGCAGACCCCAGTATG ACATATGCACCAAAGCTCATACTTCTGGATATCTCAAACATAAACTGCATTCAAGACGTAGCTAAGGAAATCCTGAATTGCTATGGCTGCGTGGATATACTGATCAACAATGCAAGTATGAAAGTGAAAGGAGCAGTGCAGAGCATTTCATTGGAACTTGATAAAAAGATAATGGAAGCCAACTATTTTGGACCTATAACACTAACcaaag ccattCTTCCCAACATGATCTCAAGAAGAACTGGCCAAATTGTTCTAATTAATAGTATCCAAGGAAAAATAGGAATCCCATTTCGTGCAGCTT atgctgCTTCTAAGCATGCTGCTGTAGGCTTTTTTGATTGTCTTAGAGCTGAAATGGAAGAATTTGATATTTCTGTCAGCACTGTGAATCCAACTTTCATCTGTTCATACCATCGTCAACCAGCACCTGGCAACTGGGAGGCATCTATTTGGAAAT TCTTTTTCAGAAAGGTGGCATATGGTGTGCACCCAGTGGAGGTGGCAGAGGAAGTCTTGCGCACAGTGAGCAGTAAGAAGCAAGAGGTACTTATGGCCAACCCTATACCCAGAGCAGCAGTTTATATTCGCACCTTCTTCCCAGAGCTGTTTTTTGCCATTGTTGCCTCAGGGATCAGGGAAAAGCtgaagacagaagaggaaaattga
- the DHRS7C gene encoding dehydrogenase/reductase SDR family member 7C isoform X3, translated as MYIYQSVRWLLSKSAVQNKVVVITDAISGLGKECSRVFHTGGARLVLCGRTWEKLEALYDALISVADPSMTYAPKLILLDISNINCIQDVAKEILNCYGCVDILINNASMKVKGAVQSISLELDKKIMEANYFGPITLTKAILPNMISRRTGQIVLINSIQGKIGIPFRAAYAASKHAAVGFFDCLRAEMEEFDISVSTVNPTFICSYHRQPAPGNWEASIWKFFFRKVAYGVHPVEVAEEVLRTVSSKKQEVLMANPIPRAAVYIRTFFPELFFAIVASGIREKLKTEEEN; from the exons ATGTATATTTACCAGTCAGTCAGGTGGCTATTGTCCAAGTCGGCTGTGCAAAACAAGGTGGTGGTGATCACGGATGCCATCTCTGGACTGGGCAAAG AATGTTCTCGGGTGTTTCACACAGGAGGCGCAAGGCTTGTGCTGTGTGGCAGGACATGGGAAAAGTTGGAAGCCTTGTATGATGCTTTAATTAGTGTGGCAGACCCCAGTATG ACATATGCACCAAAGCTCATACTTCTGGATATCTCAAACATAAACTGCATTCAAGACGTAGCTAAGGAAATCCTGAATTGCTATGGCTGCGTGGATATACTGATCAACAATGCAAGTATGAAAGTGAAAGGAGCAGTGCAGAGCATTTCATTGGAACTTGATAAAAAGATAATGGAAGCCAACTATTTTGGACCTATAACACTAACcaaag ccattCTTCCCAACATGATCTCAAGAAGAACTGGCCAAATTGTTCTAATTAATAGTATCCAAGGAAAAATAGGAATCCCATTTCGTGCAGCTT atgctgCTTCTAAGCATGCTGCTGTAGGCTTTTTTGATTGTCTTAGAGCTGAAATGGAAGAATTTGATATTTCTGTCAGCACTGTGAATCCAACTTTCATCTGTTCATACCATCGTCAACCAGCACCTGGCAACTGGGAGGCATCTATTTGGAAAT TCTTTTTCAGAAAGGTGGCATATGGTGTGCACCCAGTGGAGGTGGCAGAGGAAGTCTTGCGCACAGTGAGCAGTAAGAAGCAAGAGGTACTTATGGCCAACCCTATACCCAGAGCAGCAGTTTATATTCGCACCTTCTTCCCAGAGCTGTTTTTTGCCATTGTTGCCTCAGGGATCAGGGAAAAGCtgaagacagaagaggaaaattga
- the DHRS7C gene encoding dehydrogenase/reductase SDR family member 7C isoform X1, protein MRSYYIGCHCRVAANQYKQVSPYSLHVPFQHLKTSTFLTLFKQQFSPLSPCSYLCPSITHVAPLHLTSSSTSNGLAICKECSRVFHTGGARLVLCGRTWEKLEALYDALISVADPSMTYAPKLILLDISNINCIQDVAKEILNCYGCVDILINNASMKVKGAVQSISLELDKKIMEANYFGPITLTKAILPNMISRRTGQIVLINSIQGKIGIPFRAAYAASKHAAVGFFDCLRAEMEEFDISVSTVNPTFICSYHRQPAPGNWEASIWKFFFRKVAYGVHPVEVAEEVLRTVSSKKQEVLMANPIPRAAVYIRTFFPELFFAIVASGIREKLKTEEEN, encoded by the exons ATGAGATCTTATTACATAGGCTGTCACTGCAGGGTAGCAGCAAATCAGTATAAACAGGTGTCACCTTACTCTCTACATGTTCCTTTTCAGCACTTAAAGACTTCAACATTTCTTACTCTCTTTAAACAACAGTTCTCACCCCTCTCTCCCTGTTCATATCTCTGCCCCTCTATCACCCATGTTGCTCCTCTTCACTTAACATCTTCCAGTACCTCCAATGGCCTGGCTATCTGTAAAG AATGTTCTCGGGTGTTTCACACAGGAGGCGCAAGGCTTGTGCTGTGTGGCAGGACATGGGAAAAGTTGGAAGCCTTGTATGATGCTTTAATTAGTGTGGCAGACCCCAGTATG ACATATGCACCAAAGCTCATACTTCTGGATATCTCAAACATAAACTGCATTCAAGACGTAGCTAAGGAAATCCTGAATTGCTATGGCTGCGTGGATATACTGATCAACAATGCAAGTATGAAAGTGAAAGGAGCAGTGCAGAGCATTTCATTGGAACTTGATAAAAAGATAATGGAAGCCAACTATTTTGGACCTATAACACTAACcaaag ccattCTTCCCAACATGATCTCAAGAAGAACTGGCCAAATTGTTCTAATTAATAGTATCCAAGGAAAAATAGGAATCCCATTTCGTGCAGCTT atgctgCTTCTAAGCATGCTGCTGTAGGCTTTTTTGATTGTCTTAGAGCTGAAATGGAAGAATTTGATATTTCTGTCAGCACTGTGAATCCAACTTTCATCTGTTCATACCATCGTCAACCAGCACCTGGCAACTGGGAGGCATCTATTTGGAAAT TCTTTTTCAGAAAGGTGGCATATGGTGTGCACCCAGTGGAGGTGGCAGAGGAAGTCTTGCGCACAGTGAGCAGTAAGAAGCAAGAGGTACTTATGGCCAACCCTATACCCAGAGCAGCAGTTTATATTCGCACCTTCTTCCCAGAGCTGTTTTTTGCCATTGTTGCCTCAGGGATCAGGGAAAAGCtgaagacagaagaggaaaattga
- the GSG1L2 gene encoding germ cell-specific gene 1-like protein 2, with the protein MPDSVPAADRRQRASAAFSLSFLSLAFSITAFSSSYWCEGIRKVAKPFCTGQSKGDHCIRFNSPDANNSNAVQYIWETGDDKFVDRKFHAGIWYSCEEIINEEGEKCRSFISLTPAADRGVLWLSIVAELLYIILLLTGAILMSVEMCYYSSVIDGLKINAFSAVVTVLAGLLGMVAHMMYTTVFQMTVNLGPEDWRPHTWDYGWSYCLAWASFACCMAAAVTTVNKYTKTILEFKHKRKMLERSLKIKYKFPAHTAPEKACNVYVNSFHNCTEDPVHPIKGLCHLATISVL; encoded by the exons ATGCCAGATTCGGTCCCAGCTGCAGACAGACGGCAGAGAGCCTCAGCGGCGttttctctcagttttctctCTTTAGCCTTCTCTATTACAGCATTCAGTAGCAGTTACTGGTGTGAAGGGATAAGAAAAGTTGCCAAACCTTTCTGTACAGGACAGAGCAAAGGGGATCACTGCATCCGCTTTAATAGCCCTGATGCCAACAACAGCAATGCTGTGCAATACATTTGGGAGACAGGAGATGACAAGTTCGTTGACCGAAAGTTTCATGCTGGGATTTGGTATTCCTGTGAAGAAATTATAAATGAAGAAG gtgaGAAATGTAGAAGCTTCATCAGTTTGACTCCAGCTGCTGATCGAG GGGTTTTATGGCTATCTATTGTAGCAGAGCTTCTGTACATCATTTTGCTTCTGACTGGAGCCATTCTTATGTCAGTAGAAATGTGCTACTACAGTTCTGTCATTGATGGGCTAAAGATCAACGCCTTTTCTGCAGTAGTCACCGTATTAGCAG GTCTTCTGGGCATGGTTGCTCACATGATGTACACAACTGTATTTCAAATGACTGTAAATCTTGGTCCTGAAGACTGGAGACCTCACACATGGGATTATGGCTGGTCCTATTG CCTCGCATGGGCCTCCTTCGCTTGCTGTATGGCTGCAGCTGTCACCACTGTTAACAAATATACAAAAACTATTTTGGAAttcaagcacaaaagaaaaatgctggaaAGGAGTTTAAAGATTAAATACAAGTTTCCTGCTCATACAGCTCCAGAGAAAGCTTGCAATGTGTATGTGAACTCTTTTCACAACTGTACAGAGGATCCTGTACACCCAATAAAAGGCTTGTGTCACCTGGCCACTATTTCAGTTCTGTAA